gctcgaggagtctccgaatgatagacaagtaggggcttcaccttgcaatccccactaacattcgaacaaagtgcgagcgtaagcctatctttcataggcttatgcccgggtagcttcttctcttcctccataaTGTAcatccgatgaggcatttttttccaaaaaaggccagtctcgtcacagttgaagacttgctgagaactgtagccttcgttgatcgtcatctcgtcgaacatcttaataaaggcttcagccgcttttgtgtccgagctggccgcctccccatgccgcaccaccaaatggatgccagtccgtttccagaatttttcaaaccacccacgagaagccttaaagtctggggttggcgttgatgtcccttctcctccgtcgtcttcagcctgggcaatcaaattgccaaaaatagcgctggccttgtggcagattaccgtctcggttatcgtatcgccagcgatttatttgtcttttatccatacaataTGCAGCTTCTCCATCTCattgtgcacgtggctcctcgttggacaaaatagtcacgcccttggaaggtgtagctgctttgatggcttccttttgCTTAAGGATAGTGCCTatcgtcaacggatttcggccgtattccttagcgattaCACTCAACAGCATGCcaggacccatgactatactgtacgtaattaggttatgtagtatactaattaagttctcacacaacacgataaagtacaaagcgaaatcactaacacgaatttatgttaacaaacgaaattgtatatgtgaacgaacgaattccacgtgcGCACGATAACGCTGGTGCAACACAGTGGCCGAAGAATGCCTTtatgtagagcacgatgggagagatgctgaccaataggagagcaggatcttatggcagcgactagcatcaggaaccaatgggagagcgggaggatggtggcgagtctactcagttggtggtgcgcgagttttaaaattgttttaatgCTAAATAACTGGGAGGAAAGAAAGACTTTATGTCCTCTCAACATTATACTACCTACATTTCAGAACCATATTCAGTAAATAGTAATATGAACTCTACAAGGTGACTTCACCAAATTAACACCTGCTTAAAGATGGTCTTTGTTCCCAACAATTACATTAAATGGTACTACAATGAAAGTTGCAAATGTGCATGAAAACTCCTCTGAACAGTTATGCTTCCATGTCATACTGCAATAAGGACTTTGGGAGGATACCTGCTTCCAGACTGTACTTACTTGGCCCATACTTCACTTACTTTAAACTGGTAAAGCAATTTAGCCATGAACTTTAAGAAACATCATTTTCACATGATTACATTGCACTTGTAACaatattaaattctttttatGTGGCCATACTGAACTTATACGCAGGTGTACTATTTGGATAACAAATTAACAGTAAGTAGTACAGCActctttaaaaataaagttgCTATCAAGAAACATACATACCAACCTTCAATTCAACTCCTGCCTTTTTTGCAGCCACTTTTAAAGCTTCTGCACATCCCTCAGGATTAATTCCACCAGCATTACTCAAGACCCTAATACCTGATAACAAAATATGCCACAATAAGCAAAATTCATGTAGAGAATTAAGAATTTACCTTACTCATTTTTAAGCAAGTAACTGCAATATTAAGAGCACAAACatgagatgtaacatcaaatatttattatgaagCCATCAACTAAGTGTGGAAATACTGAATACCTGCTTATACACTACAAGATGGCAAACGCAAGGTATATTTAAAGCTTGCTTTCAACGAAACAAAGAATtagaacattttttatatatttaaaatataaagactTCATATACACAATAATGGCAAATCATAAAGAAAACTTaccctttcttttgatgtcatTCAAATAGGGTCCAATTGCAAACAGAACAAAATCAGGTGCATAACCAAATTCTGGTTTTTTTGCACGAGCAGCAGTAAGGAGTGACATGGTGATTTCCGATAAGTAATCAAACATAAGAAAGTCAAGTTTCCCATTGTGAATAAGCTGAGGTGCTGTGGAGAAAAGGTAATAAATAGACTAATATATTTTCCATCCATTACACCAAACAAACTTCTTTTCAAGCTTAATCAAACATTAATTTCAGTAGGCTCATCAACTCGCCTATTTTTCATTTGTACAATTACACTAGTTTTGGAAGAAAACTGGAACTTTTTGGCATCCTAAAAAATTGTTATTTGGAACAATATATGCACCATTCTACTCCTGAGACAGATTCAATTCGACTGTCATGGGATACTATGCTATTGATGACTACATATACGTACTATTTAAAAAGTTGGTACAATATTAAGTCTCATTTACTGGAAGGACTAAGGGTAAGGTATAACCAAAATGAGAGCTTTGCCTCACAATAACTTCATGAAACACATAAATGGTCATTTACACAGCCATTGCACACAGAGTTCTCTGTATGGATAACTAGCAAAAATCAAGCTTACAGGAATTAACCAAACCTCAAGAGACTTCCCAACATAATGAATGGAAGGTGGTGCAACACTAGGACCATACACAAAATTTAAGGTAAGCAATAAGTTTAAGATAAGTTGGGCAGGATAGTTACTGGAGGGGAAGAAGCTTTGCCCACAACCTGGTCTGGAAAGATGCTGCATTCTACATAGGGTTATATTAGTGTAGGTTATGTCAGGAACTGATactgctgcatttttttttttttttgacaacatGCATTTTCTTATTACTTATACTTTAATCTATTGCCATCACTTTTTGTGggctatttactcattttttcattttcttggacAAATCCAAGGTTTCAACTTTTTGTACAAATAAGTGAAAAGTTCACTTAGTGAATGTGCCAACAGTCTGCCAAAAAACACATACACTTCAAGACAAAGTAAAACGAATTTATAATAGTAGTTTCTTGCccaaacacacaaaacatttTTCTGAAGGCACACCTGTATAGCTGTTGCAGTGTGTATGACTGTTATATGTCCTATCAGTGCTTTATTATAAAAGTCAAGAATTTGGTCATATTGTAACAAACTTTAGAAATAACCAAGTCTGCCCTAATGCAGTGAAAATCACGCTTCAAATGAATGTACTACCACCACCTTAAAGTGTAAAAATTGTGAAAAGAAAGACCATAGTGAGAGAGAACATAAAACACATGATGGGAATAAGTGGATAGTATATAAAGAACAAGTATCTAGGGCAAAAAATAATACAGATCATGGCTTTGACAAATAATCCTCTATGCAACCGTcagtaagaaataaaaccaacactTTTAGAAATCTTAAAAATGACCATCtagatatatgtactatgtatgctaCATTGGCTCCAAAATAATGCTTCTTACAGTTTTTAAAGCACTAAAGTATAGTGAACCAATATATCTAAGAAACTACTTAagtttctttagacctgaaattaatattgtgatcagacatgcaagtAAAGCACATAGGCTGTTTGAACCTAGagcaaattgtaagtcaggtgagagagcatttgaacattgcgcaccaagactatgcaacaaaataccaccttaagtgaagatcatacaagaagaaagcaaatttaaaaagtaCTAATTATTCTGCAGTAGCTACGATACTGatgaaaaaacactaaaatacaattatataatataagaagcaacttaagTAGAAAACACAAAAAGGCTCGCCAGAGAgagaatcatccctgtggagggctgtacataaaaccaaataaaGTGAAGAGCGACAGCGAGTCCAGGGGATGAAGCCTCCTCAGTCAATTCAGGGCATAACATCCTAGGTGAGGATAGGTTATGGGAGGTTGTACTATGATGTCTCCCTGTTGAAATTAGATTTTTGCAGATTTTTGGTTGGCAAGTCAcaggtcctcagacactgttaaGATCACAATGACTTAGAAAATTTACGTATTTATTCGACATGAAGCTAGATGTTGAAGCTGCCCCTTACAATAAAATCCCATAGGGTAAATGACCAAACGGCTACACAGCAGCCACCAATCCCTGAATACGGCCACCTTTCcaaaaagtatttaaattcaCTGCCATGAGTATCAGTCAAGCGTTGTGGCCCACCCTGGCATCACACCAAGACCTCTACGTTCCTTTCGAAGTGAGCATTTTCTCCTTAATTACAAAGTAATGGCATAGGTAATTGAAGCACTTTTTAGGGAAGTGGCTGCGTTCCGAGAGCGATGGCCTGTAAGTCATAGTTCAGTCATTTACCCTAAGGTAAGGGTGCATGCCAACCATCATTGTACAACTATTGGCACTAGGCTATAAGCTTAGGTATTTCATGTTGCACGAAATGATTTGTCAATACTGTCATACTTTATCAAAGTATGCTTACCAATGGGAGTCAGCTGGGAACAACTGATACAGGTTCAGCACACGATAAGAAAACCTTGGCCTGTCTTTGAATGACACGTTCTGACCTAACCAGACCTTACCTTCCTGACTGGGAGCCTGAACCCCCTCCACCCTTCCATTTGACACTGATCACACTTAAGACGGACTAAGCTTCTGCCCGGACTGATCTGTCAAACTTATGACACATAAGCCAGCTTAGGCTACTTCAATTGGTCCTACATAACCTACGGTACATAGGTACCTAGTACCTATCAAGTGACCTACGGTACGTTAGTTAAACAAGATACCTAGCCTGTGAGCACCAAGCATAGCAACACGTCAATGGATATCCtccattaactataaaaaaagcaTATTCTAAACTGTGAGTTAAGAGCTAAAATTGATAAATTTGGTCAGGGCTGCTAGATAGTAGTAGTGGGTTAGTTAGTAGGTACTGTACCTGCAGTTGGAGTGTCGCCCCAAAACCCACTGGCACATCCAATTCTTACAGTTCTTTCTGGAGTGTCGCCAGAGGAAAACGTCCTGTGTGGAGACAGGGCATTATATAATACACGGCCGGGGAACAAAGTCTTCACGTACGATCGTAACGTTAAGGACACCACCATCTTAGAGTTGTCTGTTTGCCGGTGTTTTCACTGTCacgagaaagaagaagacaaaactaAAACCTGAGAGTACTTTTGACAGTCTGACTGGGCAGTGGGCACTTATTGGTCCCAAGTCAGAAGTCATTGGGTTATCAGTGGTGAGACCGAGACAGCAGCAGCTCCTGCATAAGCAGATAACTCTTATGTAATAAGTTTCaaagattaaataaatatgtCGTTGAAGAAGTCACTCTACGCTACAGATACAtagtttattttagaaataataataagcgaGTCAATGAAATTTAATGGAAAATTGGTACTACTGTTATTATAGTagccatttgaatatttaaaagtacCCAGTTATTTTCTATTAATACAACAGAGGACAAGTGCTTAGTTTTTTGCATATGCTTcccaatctaaaattaattcattcCACATGAAAACCATTACTTAGAGGAAAACGACTGATGCAGGAGTTCTCAAAACGAGCCTATGCTTTTACGCATGCGCAGAATCAAGAAACGACAACGTACTAATGAGGGATCTTAAATTACGCGATGAAGATCAGCTGATCCACCTTGTCAACAAGTTCTTTGAGCAACGTTTCGAAAAGTTTTTCCATTACAGTGAAACGTTTAAAGGATACTGTTTTTTGCAATCGAGAAACCAAAAGTACAATATTGTTGTGATCACAGAAAACTTCAAGTAACTGCTGTAAGGAGCAGACGGTATATCAGCTTATTTTGATAGGGAAATTATCTCAAAATTCCCCATCTAGGTAATTTTGGCCTGGCCGTATCCAGCCGAAATGTTCATAGCAAGTAACGTTTGTGCCAAACTACCTCAAAGCACCATGTCTCTGAAGCAGGTACGTAAGATATTGATTCCTTCCAAATGTTTGTTTGGTTTGTTTTAGGTATATGAGCCCTTTCGGTATTGCCTTGCCTTTTCTCTTActttgtaaaaatggaaattttcgtGACCAAATTAATGatgggaaaattcaaaattttatggtAGCTGGGCACCTAGTAGGGTAAGTTGGATATATAGCCTAGTTTAGGTCtatgattgcaaggtgaggctttATCAGGATAAGCATCGATTGATCCCACGCAGCGAATTGTTTCCCCAGGCATACTTCCTAACCTTACCTAGAATGTAGTACCTATTCTACTTTACCCTGTTTTCCTATCCTCTTCTCGTTCCTACCAGTTTGGCTGCAGTTTATAGCCTACATACTAATCTGCAGTACCTCACCTAGCCTATCGCTTTATCTTATAAATGACTTGGGTAAATGACCGAGTGGTGACATACCAGTCACCTCTCCCAAAACAcagccaccttcccgaaaaagtactcgaatttgctgccatgagcatcagtcaagagttgtggtcCATTCAGGCAGCACACTGAGACCTCTACGCTCCTCTTGAAGTAagagttttctcctaaattatgaaaTGATGGCATAATTCAAGTGCTTTTTCGGGAAGTGGGAATGCCCGAGAGAGGTGGCCATTATGTCGCtgctcggttgtttaccctaaccAGTAGATCTCAACCATTTATGAAACTATGTAACTGAGGTTATATTGTTTTTACAGTTTATGCTGCGTAGAGAAGCAATCTTATTATACAGAAACATTCTGAGGCAAGCCCAGCGTCTTCCAGATAAAAATCAACGCAAAGAAATAAGGGATTGGACTCGTGCTGAATTTGAAATGCACAGACACCAAGAAAAGGAGGTTAGTCCATTAATTGGTTATTATTTTAAAGCCTTAGCATTAGAGGACTTTGAGACCCAGAATTAGAAATTTTAACTACGTACTTAGAACAGTCAACCTGAAAGCATATTTAGATACTACCTGTTTCTTTCAGCAGATTATACCATGGAAGTCAAATAATAGTGTTAGTCATAAGTAGGTTACCCGAAAAGGTTGTGCAGTTCCACGAGACACTCAAGATTTGACTGACTGAGTTTTAACTAAGTGTGtcatttttttatagattgcaacaaGCCAGTTGTgggaaaaagggtaaaaaaagacTAATAAGTTTGAAAGGATAATGAAAGAGTAGCTATATATTatggttttgtacatgaactttcctgccagatatatacttagcttacgtctctgacgtcacgacagaattcaaaactcgcggcaaaagcgacaggtaggtcaggtgatctacccacACCCACCGCTGGGTGcagtgtatgaaccaatcccctttccagtcataattgttttttctgtcgccggtgtcgactacatctgttgtcgatacctctcgattttggattattactcgttttcgccctggattgtttcatcggacttttggtgaagtacctgctccttggcttggcatttgcgatttgtggaccggttttttattattcttggaatttcattatgtctgatttagaaattaaagaaatcaactatgttcagagtttgttctgttagtgaTTGTAAg
This is a stretch of genomic DNA from Macrobrachium nipponense isolate FS-2020 chromosome 46, ASM1510439v2, whole genome shotgun sequence. It encodes these proteins:
- the LOC135214949 gene encoding LYR motif-containing protein 2-like; the protein is MFIASNVCAKLPQSTMSLKQFMLRREAILLYRNILRQAQRLPDKNQRKEIRDWTRAEFEMHRHQEKEEVIKQLIFQGKKQLEQLEVTVKLANS